In Selenomonas sp. TAMA-11512, a genomic segment contains:
- a CDS encoding nucleotide-binding domain containing protein: protein MDEVAKACVALDWNVLAADPGPFTTKLAYRRGLVEPEAPNIPDGPPVRNKTVLIAAGSATPVTKKQMEVLTQDERCIRISCDPRAFIEDGETALHEVDRAVDAAIVLLNRREQPRAILFETALHDIVLNLAEEDAAHGYTEGNSSADRINAGLGMIISRVLRRVDRDKIAGIYATGGDTMVNVCAMLGVESIEVLDYVIAQIDVGRLTGHYEGFPIIGKGGLTGHNGMAIEIVDRIMLEASR from the coding sequence GTGGATGAGGTTGCCAAGGCGTGCGTAGCGCTCGATTGGAATGTCCTTGCAGCGGATCCCGGCCCCTTTACGACGAAGCTCGCCTATCGCCGTGGACTCGTTGAACCGGAGGCGCCGAATATTCCCGACGGACCTCCTGTCCGCAACAAGACGGTGCTCATTGCCGCCGGCTCCGCGACGCCCGTCACGAAGAAGCAGATGGAAGTCCTGACACAGGATGAGAGATGCATTCGCATTTCCTGTGACCCGAGGGCGTTCATCGAGGATGGAGAGACGGCGCTTCATGAAGTCGATCGTGCCGTCGACGCGGCCATCGTACTCCTCAATCGCAGAGAGCAGCCGCGCGCCATTCTGTTTGAGACGGCGCTTCACGACATCGTCCTGAATCTCGCGGAAGAGGATGCGGCGCACGGTTACACGGAGGGGAATTCCTCCGCCGACCGTATCAACGCGGGGCTGGGCATGATCATCTCCCGTGTGCTGCGTCGTGTCGATCGGGACAAGATTGCCGGCATCTATGCCACGGGCGGCGATACGATGGTCAATGTCTGCGCCATGCTGGGCGTGGAGAGCATCGAAGTCCTGGATTATGTCATCGCGCAGATCGATGTCGGTCGCCTGACGGGACACTACGAGGGATTTCCCATCATCGGCAAGGGCGGACTTACGGGGCACAACGGCATGGCGATTGAAATCGTCGACCGCATCATGCTGGAAGCATCGAGATAA
- a CDS encoding four-carbon acid sugar kinase family protein yields the protein MAERIGVIADDLTGATTVGVILARSKARTQVYFIANAALREEKDLGLDAVVISTNSRPLPPPMAKGLVHDAMAALKKMGAVYFSKRTDTTMRGGVGYEIDQMLEDLGDDAVAIVVPAMPESRRILVGGYSVIDGVALVKTPAARDVRTPVRENYIPALLAARASSLSTPSRSRMWMRLPRRA from the coding sequence ATGGCGGAACGCATCGGTGTCATCGCGGACGATTTGACAGGCGCTACAACGGTAGGCGTCATATTGGCTCGCAGCAAGGCACGTACACAGGTCTACTTCATTGCGAATGCCGCGCTTCGCGAGGAAAAAGATCTCGGACTCGATGCCGTCGTCATATCGACGAATTCCCGTCCGCTGCCGCCGCCGATGGCGAAAGGACTTGTTCACGACGCGATGGCTGCGCTCAAGAAGATGGGGGCGGTGTACTTCTCCAAGCGCACGGATACGACGATGCGCGGCGGCGTCGGCTATGAGATTGACCAGATGCTCGAGGATCTGGGGGATGATGCCGTGGCGATTGTCGTCCCGGCTATGCCGGAGTCCCGCCGCATTCTCGTCGGCGGGTATTCCGTCATCGACGGCGTCGCTCTCGTCAAGACGCCGGCGGCACGCGATGTGCGCACGCCGGTCAGGGAAAACTACATTCCTGCGCTCTTGGCGGCGCGCGCGTCATCGTTGTCGACGCCATCACGATCGAGGATGTGGATGAGGTTGCCAAGGCGTGCGTAG
- a CDS encoding 4-hydroxythreonine-4-phosphate dehydrogenase PdxA has translation MSLIDAVKYATKDVVLDFIRNIDKELRSVGIDNPLIAVAGINPHNGDNGLFGREEIDELIPAVEAAKAEGINAVGPIPGDSIFNIGKSGKFNAILSMYHDQGHIACKTLDFEKAVTITWGLPFIRGSVDHGTAFDIAGKHIANPISLIESTKVCAEYAILKHDGGR, from the coding sequence ATGTCGCTCATAGACGCGGTCAAGTACGCTACGAAGGATGTCGTCCTCGACTTCATTCGCAACATCGACAAGGAGCTTCGCTCCGTCGGCATTGACAATCCGCTGATTGCTGTAGCCGGCATCAATCCGCACAACGGAGACAACGGGCTCTTCGGCCGTGAGGAAATCGATGAGCTCATTCCGGCTGTTGAGGCGGCAAAAGCGGAGGGGATCAATGCGGTCGGACCGATTCCGGGCGATTCCATATTCAACATCGGCAAGAGCGGCAAGTTCAACGCCATCCTTTCGATGTATCATGATCAGGGACATATCGCCTGCAAGACGCTGGACTTTGAAAAGGCTGTCACGATTACATGGGGGCTTCCTTTCATCCGCGGGTCGGTCGACCACGGCACCGCCTTCGACATCGCCGGCAAGCATATCGCAAACCCGATCAGCCTGATCGAATCGACGAAAGTCTGCGCCGAGTACGCGATCCTGAAGCACGACGGGGGCAGGTAA
- a CDS encoding 4-hydroxythreonine-4-phosphate dehydrogenase PdxA yields MAFKPVMAITMGDPAGIGPEITAATMLSQEIADCCRPFVIGSRKMLERAREVIGQDFAINVISDPSEAKYELGTVDVLETGTYDEDNIKWGEVQKEAGQMSIDWIMKSIELGLAGKVDVVSTSPINKQSIKLCHVKEPGHTEIYQNATKSPYALTMFSCHAFAYSLSAAICRS; encoded by the coding sequence ATGGCATTTAAGCCGGTCATGGCAATCACAATGGGAGATCCTGCTGGTATAGGCCCCGAAATCACGGCAGCGACGATGCTCAGTCAGGAGATTGCCGACTGCTGCCGCCCATTTGTCATCGGCAGCAGGAAGATGCTTGAGCGCGCACGTGAAGTCATCGGACAGGATTTTGCGATCAACGTCATCAGCGATCCGTCCGAGGCGAAGTACGAGCTGGGCACGGTCGATGTCTTGGAGACGGGCACTTACGATGAAGACAATATCAAGTGGGGCGAGGTGCAGAAAGAAGCGGGGCAGATGTCGATCGACTGGATCATGAAGTCGATCGAGCTCGGACTTGCCGGAAAGGTCGACGTGGTTTCGACATCTCCGATCAATAAGCAGTCCATCAAGCTTTGTCATGTCAAGGAGCCGGGTCATACGGAGATCTATCAGAACGCGACGAAGTCTCCCTATGCGCTCACGATGTTCTCCTGCCACGCGTTCGCGTATTCTTTGTCAGCCGCCATATGTCGCTCATAG
- a CDS encoding NAD(P)-binding domain-containing protein, with protein sequence MEKKVGFIGLGIMDRPMVRNLLKAGFDVTVFDIVEAAVKEMADKNFWKKDIRHLRRIQTMWNIG encoded by the coding sequence ATGGAGAAAAAGGTAGGATTTATCGGGCTGGGCATCATGGACCGGCCGATGGTTCGCAATCTCCTGAAGGCGGGCTTTGACGTCACGGTATTTGATATCGTCGAGGCGGCTGTCAAAGAGATGGCAGATAAAAATTTTTGGAAAAAGGATATAAGGCATTTGAGAAGAATACAAACAATGTGGAACATAGGATAA
- a CDS encoding TRAP transporter large permease: protein MMLSFILFGVFFLFLLIGTPIAVCLGTGSIAAMLYDAAGKPIEAIMTTLPRIVSSSTSKFVLMAIPFFIMSGTIMEKAGISTRLINFAQNFVGHLRGGLIVVCVGVAAFFAAISGSGPATVAALGMILIPAMVNDGYSKTFSSALMTSAGALGVIIPPSITFVVYGSIADTSIGDLFIAGVVPGLIIGVFLIITAFWISRNAEVEIFPKATAKMRWDSFKDAFWGLLMPGIILGGIYGGVFTPTEAACVSVVYGLFVGFFIYRTLKFKDLYDIFVDSVSLTAVIMFITAGASLFAYILTRSRLDLAISQGLIDISGGNYIIFLLIVNVILLIAGCFLDSTSALFIFTPLFVPVAVAMDINLVHFGVVMIVNLAIGMITPPVGANLFVGCGVDLKSMSVAVVPFVLAAIVALMILTYIPAISLLFV from the coding sequence ATGATGTTATCATTTATTCTGTTCGGTGTATTTTTCCTGTTTCTTCTCATCGGCACGCCGATCGCCGTCTGCCTGGGGACGGGCAGTATCGCCGCGATGCTCTACGACGCAGCCGGCAAGCCTATTGAAGCGATTATGACGACGCTTCCGCGTATCGTTTCATCCTCGACAAGTAAGTTTGTCCTGATGGCGATCCCGTTCTTTATCATGAGCGGTACCATCATGGAAAAAGCCGGCATCTCCACGCGTCTCATCAACTTTGCACAGAACTTTGTCGGTCATCTCCGCGGCGGACTCATCGTCGTCTGCGTCGGCGTTGCCGCGTTTTTCGCCGCCATCTCCGGCTCGGGTCCGGCAACGGTTGCCGCTCTCGGCATGATCCTCATACCGGCCATGGTCAATGACGGCTACTCCAAGACATTCTCCTCGGCGCTCATGACGTCGGCCGGAGCGCTGGGCGTTATCATCCCTCCGTCCATCACATTCGTCGTCTACGGCTCCATTGCCGATACGTCCATTGGTGATCTCTTCATCGCCGGTGTCGTTCCGGGGCTTATAATCGGTGTCTTCCTCATCATCACGGCGTTTTGGATCAGTCGCAATGCGGAGGTCGAAATCTTCCCGAAGGCGACGGCGAAGATGCGCTGGGATTCCTTCAAGGACGCTTTCTGGGGTCTCCTGATGCCGGGCATCATCCTCGGCGGTATCTACGGCGGTGTGTTCACACCGACGGAGGCGGCCTGCGTATCGGTCGTCTACGGTCTGTTCGTCGGCTTCTTCATCTATCGCACGCTGAAATTCAAGGATCTCTACGATATCTTTGTGGACTCGGTATCCCTGACGGCTGTCATCATGTTCATCACGGCGGGCGCATCGCTCTTTGCGTACATCCTCACGCGTTCCCGTCTCGACCTCGCGATCAGTCAGGGACTCATCGACATCTCGGGCGGCAACTACATCATCTTCCTCCTGATTGTCAACGTCATCCTCCTCATTGCCGGGTGCTTCCTCGACTCGACATCGGCGCTCTTCATCTTTACGCCGCTCTTCGTGCCGGTTGCCGTCGCTATGGATATCAACCTGGTCCACTTCGGCGTCGTCATGATCGTCAATCTCGCCATCGGCATGATTACGCCTCCGGTCGGCGCGAATCTGTTTGTCGGATGCGGCGTCGATTTGAAGAGCATGTCGGTTGCCGTTGTGCCGTTCGTGCTGGCGGCGATTGTCGCGCTCATGATTCTCACCTACATTCCGGCGATTTCGCTGCTTTTTGTATAA
- a CDS encoding TRAP transporter small permease subunit, whose product MRQLLTQIENWVSIICLVCMTAIAFANVVSRYVFSASFSFSEEITTYMFVILSLIGAAIAARRGAHLGFTAIFDIFSPKTKRFLASISALLGTVYSGAICLEFS is encoded by the coding sequence ATGCGTCAGCTTTTGACCCAAATTGAAAATTGGGTTTCGATTATATGCTTGGTCTGCATGACGGCGATTGCGTTCGCAAACGTTGTCTCACGCTATGTTTTCAGTGCGTCGTTCTCCTTCTCCGAGGAGATCACGACCTACATGTTCGTCATCCTTTCTCTCATAGGGGCTGCAATTGCGGCTCGCCGCGGCGCACATCTCGGATTCACGGCGATTTTCGATATCTTTTCTCCGAAGACGAAGCGCTTCCTGGCTTCGATCAGCGCATTGCTGGGCACGGTCTACTCGGGCGCGATCTGCTTGGAATTCTCATGA
- the dctP gene encoding TRAP transporter substrate-binding protein DctP encodes MTRRAAHYEKILATQGLTYLGSVHNGFRQITNSKHAVKTPEDVAGLKIRVPGSELYMKFWRAFDADPVAMSWGEAFTAIQQGTIDGQENGFSVTASAKVNEIQKYMTVWNYTYESYLFVFNTKIWESLNPKTQELIRRKAKESCEWGRDMVEANEVKLAESFRAGGMEVTTLSPEELAPFKAKVQPVIDEFKFKYGKDAAAAFGIE; translated from the coding sequence TTGACTCGACGGGCGGCGCATTATGAAAAGATCCTTGCGACGCAGGGACTTACGTATCTCGGCTCCGTTCACAACGGCTTCCGTCAGATCACGAACAGCAAGCACGCCGTCAAGACTCCGGAAGACGTCGCGGGACTCAAGATCCGTGTCCCGGGCAGTGAGCTTTACATGAAGTTTTGGCGTGCCTTCGATGCCGACCCAGTCGCCATGAGCTGGGGTGAAGCGTTCACGGCAATTCAGCAGGGTACGATCGACGGACAGGAAAACGGCTTCTCCGTCACGGCATCGGCAAAGGTCAATGAAATTCAGAAGTATATGACCGTTTGGAATTATACGTATGAAAGCTATCTCTTCGTATTCAATACAAAGATTTGGGAGAGCCTCAATCCCAAGACGCAGGAGCTCATTCGCCGCAAGGCAAAGGAATCGTGCGAGTGGGGACGTGACATGGTCGAAGCGAATGAAGTCAAGCTGGCTGAGTCCTTCCGCGCCGGCGGCATGGAAGTGACAACCCTGTCTCCTGAGGAGCTGGCTCCTTTCAAGGCGAAGGTGCAGCCGGTCATCGACGAATTCAAGTTCAAGTACGGCAAGGATGCGGCAGCTGCTTTTGGCATCGAATAA
- a CDS encoding polysaccharide deacetylase family protein — protein sequence MGHIARGWLWKVLLGSVLLLVLGIAVGGELSQSDNDVKAYRNEEAELGPKIRILNYHKVDDMHISLSILPDDFERQIAWFANEGFHSISPDELYAALTEGAPLPEKSVLITFDDGYADNYENAYPILKKYGFKATIFVVAGFVGEKPHYITWEQAREMEANGISIESHTMTHRSMTELSDDQLKEELTASKAFIEAKLNKKVHYFAYPTGTYNLHIAELARAAGYRAAFTIKNGNTDLGSNLYAIERIPIFHTVDTEADFQKRMRYVPLFEKYGWTKR from the coding sequence TTGGGGCATATAGCGCGAGGTTGGCTGTGGAAGGTTCTGCTGGGAAGCGTCTTGTTGCTGGTGCTGGGCATTGCGGTCGGCGGAGAGCTGTCTCAATCCGACAACGATGTCAAGGCGTATCGAAATGAGGAGGCAGAGCTGGGGCCCAAGATTCGCATTTTGAATTATCATAAAGTGGACGATATGCACATATCGCTCTCGATTTTGCCGGATGATTTTGAACGGCAGATTGCATGGTTTGCCAATGAGGGCTTTCATTCCATATCGCCGGATGAGCTCTATGCGGCGCTGACGGAAGGGGCGCCGCTCCCCGAGAAGTCCGTCCTGATCACCTTTGATGACGGTTATGCGGACAATTATGAAAATGCCTATCCCATCCTGAAGAAGTACGGCTTCAAGGCAACGATCTTCGTCGTAGCGGGATTTGTCGGAGAAAAGCCGCATTACATCACATGGGAACAGGCGCGGGAGATGGAGGCAAACGGCATCTCCATCGAGTCGCACACGATGACCCATCGCTCCATGACAGAGCTGTCCGATGATCAGCTCAAAGAGGAACTGACCGCATCCAAGGCGTTTATAGAGGCAAAGCTCAACAAGAAGGTTCACTATTTTGCCTATCCGACAGGCACATACAACCTCCATATCGCAGAGCTTGCCAGAGCTGCCGGCTACAGGGCGGCGTTTACCATCAAGAACGGCAATACCGACCTCGGGAGCAATCTCTATGCGATTGAGCGCATCCCCATTTTTCACACGGTCGATACAGAGGCGGACTTTCAGAAGCGGATGCGCTATGTGCCGCTTTTTGAAAAATACGGATGGACAAAACGATAA
- a CDS encoding phosphoribosyltransferase family protein encodes MANRFYELEVAGVRRRLPVLNVSDTLAIAAFIMLGDVELTEACAREMAKNVPAETEVILTAETKGIPFAASLAREIGHDYYVVARKSVKAYMEQPIWVEDVSITTQGVQTLCLNKPDIRRIKEHKVLILDDVISTGGSMKALCELVEIAGGTVVGQAAVLAEGDAVKRKDIIYLAELPLFKPE; translated from the coding sequence ATGGCAAATCGATTTTATGAGCTGGAGGTGGCGGGAGTCAGACGCCGGTTGCCCGTATTGAATGTATCGGATACGCTTGCGATTGCGGCGTTCATCATGCTCGGTGATGTGGAGCTCACGGAAGCGTGCGCACGCGAGATGGCGAAGAACGTGCCGGCGGAGACGGAGGTCATCCTGACGGCCGAGACAAAGGGCATCCCCTTTGCGGCATCGCTTGCCAGAGAAATCGGGCACGATTACTACGTAGTTGCAAGAAAATCCGTCAAGGCGTATATGGAGCAGCCTATCTGGGTGGAGGATGTTTCCATCACTACGCAGGGCGTGCAGACGCTTTGTCTCAACAAGCCGGATATTCGACGCATCAAGGAACACAAGGTGCTCATTCTCGATGATGTCATCAGTACGGGAGGCTCCATGAAGGCTCTTTGTGAGCTTGTCGAAATCGCCGGCGGCACGGTTGTCGGACAGGCGGCGGTACTCGCCGAGGGGGATGCGGTCAAGCGAAAGGACATCATCTATTTGGCGGAGCTGCCGCTCTTTAAACCCGAGTGA